One Delphinus delphis chromosome 16, mDelDel1.2, whole genome shotgun sequence genomic window carries:
- the PRLHR gene encoding prolactin-releasing peptide receptor: MASLATQGPGAPDFFSGLLRAASTPANQSSGALVGNGSAAGPGAQAIAPFQSLQLVHQLKGLIVLLYSIVVVVGLVGNCLLVLVIARVPRLHNVTNFLIGNLALSDVLMCTACVPLTLAYAFEPRGWVFGGGLCHLVFFLQPVTVYVSVFTLATIAVDRYVVLVHPLRRRISLRLSAYAVLAIWALSAVLALPAAVHTYHVELKPHRVRLCEEFWGSQERQRQLYAWGLLLVTYLLPLLVILLSYVRVSVKLRNRVVPGCVTPSQADWDRARRRRTFCLLVVVVVVFAVCWLPLHVFNLLRDLDPRAIDPYAFGLVQLLCHWLAMSSVCYNPFIYAWLHDSFREELRKLLFTWPRKIAPHGQSMTVSVLI, translated from the coding sequence ATGGCCTCATTGGCGACTCAGGGTCCCGGGGCCCCTGACTTCTTTTCTGGGCTGCTGCGGGCGGCTTCAACTCCGGCCAACCAGAGCTCAGGAGCCTTGGTGGGCAATGGGTCGGCGGCTGGTCCGGGCGCGCAGGCCATCGCGCCATTCCAGAGCCTGCAGCTGGTGCATCAGCTGAAGGGGCTGATTGTGCTGCTCTACAGCATCGTGGTGGTCGTGGGGCTGGTGGGCAACTGCCTGCTGGTGCTGGTGATCGCACGGGTGCCTCGGCTGCACAACGTGACCAACTTCCTCATCGGCAACCTGGCCTTGTCGGACGTGCTCATGTGCACCGCCTGCGTGCCGCTCACGCTGGCCTACGCTTTCGAGCCACGCGGCTGGGTGTTCGGCGGCGGCCTGTGCCACCTGGTCTTCTTCCTGCAGCCCGTCACCGTCTATGTGTCTGTGTTCACGCTCGCCACCATCGCGGTGGACCGCTACGTCGTGCTGGTGCACCCTCTGCGCCGGCGCATCTCGCTGCGCCTCAGCGCCTACGCGGTGCTGGCCATCTGGGCGCTGTCCGCGGTGCTGGCGCTGCCGGCCGCCGTGCACACCTACCACGTCGAGCTCAAGCCACACCGCGTGCGCCTCTGCGAGGAGTTCTGGGGGTCCCAGGAGCGCCAGCGCCAGCTCTACGCTTGGGGGCTGCTGCTCGTCACCTACCTGCTCCCCCTGCTGGTCATCCTCTTGTCTTACGTCCGGGTGTCGGTGAAGCTCCGCAACCGCGTGGTGCCGGGCTGCGTGACCCCGAGCCAAGCGGACTGGGATCGCGCGCGACGCCGCCGCACCTTCtgcctgctggtggtggtggtggtggtgttcgCCGTCTGCTGGCTGCCCCTGCACGTCTTCAATCTGCTGCGGGATCTCGACCCGCGCGCCATAGACCCCTATGCCTTCGGGTTAGTGCAGCTGCTCTGCCACTGGCTCGCCATGAGCTCGGTCTGCTACAACCCCTTCATCTACGCCTGGCTGCACGACAGCTTCCGTGAGGAGCTACGCAAGCTGTTGTTCACCTGGCCCCGCAAGATCGCGCCGCACGGCCAGAGCATGACAGTCAGCGTGCTCATCTGA